One part of the Cryptosporangium phraense genome encodes these proteins:
- a CDS encoding ABC transporter ATP-binding protein, with translation MSLLAHVRVERPTFTLDVRLHADDGQVLGVIGPNGAGKTTLLRGLAGLTPTTGGRIELNGRVLDGVRTEDRRIGLVFQDYLLFPHLSALENVAYGPRVQGTPKREARETAREWLMRVGLEDHAGRKPGQLSGGQSQRVALARALATDPDLLLLDEPLSALDAGTRLRLRTDLRTHLTSYGGPSLVITHDPIEAMILADRLVVLEDGRIVQQGSATEVTRRPATDYVARLVGLNLYRGSAADGRVAIRSGGEFVITDRDLSGPVHAAVRPSEIAVYREEPTHGSPRNTWRGRITGVEALGDRIRIAVDGEPPALVDVTPDALADLDLAAGQDVWLTAKASAITAYPA, from the coding sequence ATGAGCCTCCTAGCCCACGTCCGCGTCGAGCGACCGACCTTCACTCTGGACGTCCGGCTGCACGCCGACGACGGGCAGGTGCTCGGCGTGATCGGCCCCAACGGGGCCGGCAAGACGACGCTGCTGCGCGGGCTCGCCGGCCTCACCCCGACGACCGGCGGGCGCATCGAGCTCAACGGGCGGGTCCTCGACGGCGTCCGGACCGAGGACCGCCGGATCGGCCTGGTCTTCCAGGACTACCTGCTGTTCCCGCACCTCTCGGCGCTGGAGAACGTGGCCTACGGGCCGCGGGTGCAGGGCACGCCCAAGCGGGAGGCCCGGGAGACCGCGAGAGAGTGGCTGATGCGCGTCGGGCTGGAAGACCACGCGGGCAGGAAGCCGGGGCAGCTCTCCGGCGGCCAGTCGCAGCGCGTGGCCCTCGCCCGGGCGCTGGCCACCGACCCCGACCTGCTGCTGCTCGACGAGCCGCTGTCCGCGCTCGACGCCGGCACCCGGCTACGGCTGCGCACCGACCTGCGGACGCACCTGACGTCGTACGGCGGCCCGTCGCTGGTGATCACGCACGACCCGATCGAGGCGATGATCCTGGCCGACCGGCTGGTCGTGCTGGAGGACGGCCGAATCGTCCAACAAGGCTCGGCGACCGAGGTCACGCGCCGACCGGCGACGGATTACGTCGCTCGTCTCGTCGGCCTGAACCTGTACCGAGGGAGCGCCGCCGACGGACGGGTGGCGATCAGGTCCGGTGGCGAGTTCGTCATCACCGACCGGGACCTGAGCGGACCGGTCCACGCGGCCGTCCGGCCCTCGGAGATCGCGGTCTACCGCGAGGAACCCACCCACGGCAGCCCACGCAACACCTGGCGCGGCCGGATCACCGGCGTCGAGGCGCTGGGCGATCGGATCCGGATAGCCGTCGACGGCGAGCCACCGGCGCTGGTCGACGTGACGCCGGACGCTCTCGCCGACCTCGACCTCGCGGCCGGCCAGGACGTCTGGCTCACGGCCAAGGCCTCGGCGATCACCGCGTACCCGGCATGA
- a CDS encoding ABC transporter permease, with the protein MSDGSGAPAEELAGAPQPRRGGAPLQRRRGGAPAPLMVPAVIAIVFLVLPLLGLLIRAPWSALPQLLRDPLVFEALKLSLISAVLATAISLVFGVPLAWVLARAEFPGKTLLRALVTVPLVLPPVVGGVALLLAFGRRGIVGKYLDAWFGYTIPFTTTAVVLAETFVAMPFLILTVEGALRAADRRYEEASASLGAGRWTTFRRITLPLVAPSVLAGAVLCWARALGEFGATITFAGNFPGTTQTMPLAVYLALENDPDAAIALSLVLLAVSVVILAALRDRVVRTGTGA; encoded by the coding sequence GTGAGCGACGGTTCCGGCGCGCCCGCAGAGGAATTGGCGGGCGCGCCCCAGCCGCGCCGGGGCGGCGCCCCCCTCCAGCGGCGCCGGGGCGGCGCCCCGGCGCCGCTGATGGTGCCCGCGGTCATCGCGATCGTCTTCCTCGTGCTGCCGCTGCTCGGCCTGCTGATCCGCGCGCCCTGGTCGGCGCTCCCCCAACTGCTGCGCGACCCGCTCGTCTTCGAGGCGCTGAAACTCTCGCTGATCAGCGCGGTCCTCGCCACCGCGATCTCCCTCGTCTTCGGCGTCCCGCTGGCCTGGGTGCTGGCCCGGGCCGAGTTCCCCGGCAAGACGCTCCTGCGCGCCCTGGTGACGGTCCCGCTCGTGCTGCCGCCGGTCGTCGGCGGCGTCGCGCTGCTGCTCGCGTTCGGACGCCGGGGCATCGTCGGCAAGTACCTCGACGCCTGGTTCGGCTACACGATCCCGTTCACCACGACGGCCGTCGTCCTGGCCGAGACGTTCGTCGCGATGCCGTTCCTGATCCTCACCGTGGAAGGCGCGCTCCGGGCCGCGGACCGACGCTACGAGGAGGCGAGCGCGAGCCTCGGCGCCGGCCGCTGGACCACGTTCCGCCGGATCACGCTGCCGCTGGTCGCCCCGTCGGTGCTGGCCGGCGCGGTGCTGTGCTGGGCCCGCGCGCTGGGCGAGTTCGGCGCGACGATCACGTTCGCGGGCAACTTCCCCGGCACCACCCAGACGATGCCGCTCGCGGTCTACCTGGCGCTGGAGAACGACCCCGACGCGGCGATCGCGCTCTCGCTGGTGCTGCTGGCCGTCTCCGTGGTGATCCTCGCGGCCCTTCGGGACCGCGTCGTCCGGACGGGCACCGGCGCATGA
- a CDS encoding TetR/AcrR family transcriptional regulator, translated as MSFGKPGRPPEDHTLRRREIYLAVMPLIDDVGYRRLSMKAAARAANLSIGGLYHYFPTKRELVLHPLTEDFGRRYCADLNAVHAPLLDTDPERYVRLKLHGIARCVAVARPAFHAAVEMGLDAYRESVEAGLTHSFDAVEDALRHIEPALPEDAIRAISRSMRRVLMAAIIDRTTTEAEIVTDCNRVLDSFLPRPALVP; from the coding sequence GTGTCGTTCGGTAAACCCGGGCGCCCACCCGAGGATCACACGCTGCGGCGGCGCGAGATCTATCTCGCGGTCATGCCGCTGATCGACGACGTCGGATACCGGCGATTGAGCATGAAGGCCGCCGCCCGGGCCGCGAACCTCTCGATCGGCGGGCTGTACCACTACTTCCCGACCAAGCGGGAGCTCGTGCTGCACCCGCTGACCGAGGACTTCGGGCGGCGGTACTGCGCCGACCTGAACGCGGTCCATGCTCCGCTCCTCGACACCGACCCCGAGCGCTACGTCCGACTGAAGCTGCACGGCATCGCGCGGTGCGTCGCGGTGGCCCGGCCGGCGTTCCACGCCGCCGTCGAGATGGGCCTGGACGCGTATCGCGAATCCGTGGAGGCCGGGCTGACCCACAGCTTCGACGCGGTCGAGGACGCGCTGCGCCACATCGAACCGGCGCTGCCCGAGGACGCGATCCGGGCGATCAGCCGCTCGATGCGCCGGGTGCTGATGGCCGCGATCATCGACCGGACCACGACCGAGGCCGAGATCGTCACCGACTGCAATAGGGTGCTCGACTCGTTCCTGCCTCGGCCGGCGCTGGTTCCGTAA
- a CDS encoding glycosyltransferase — MASFLFAATPAAGHVNPAHPLVRTLVDDGHRVRFTTGRALERGVERAGAEFVPFPAEIDHSVRPLNEFFPERARHDGVKQFLFDLEHVFIASIAAQVRHLQGLLEEPTDVLVADTALLSAPLVRELGGPPTATYGITVVTLLSVDTGPFGLGLRPTSGVLGRVRNRLLNAVVRKTMFAPTAGQLDAQRRAVGLPARKRTAVEVPAPDRFIQLSPAGFEYPRSDRPSWLRFVGHPAPLPPAEWVRPSWWDDVVAAERPVVVVTQGTVATDPSQLLRPSLAALADEDVLVVAVTGGADPSVLEPVPPNARVERYVPFDELFRHASAVVTNGGFGTVQLAIAHGVPLVAAGKTEDKVEVTARVAWSGVGVDLRTQTPSEAAIRSGVRKVLADPSFAAAARRLGEESDGAHAARRATDELLSLVAVRR, encoded by the coding sequence ATGGCAAGTTTCCTCTTCGCGGCAACCCCCGCGGCCGGACACGTGAATCCGGCCCATCCTCTCGTTCGGACGCTGGTCGACGACGGCCACCGGGTGCGGTTCACCACTGGGCGGGCCCTCGAGCGCGGTGTCGAGCGCGCCGGCGCCGAGTTCGTTCCGTTCCCGGCGGAGATCGACCACAGTGTCCGGCCCCTGAACGAGTTCTTCCCGGAGCGGGCCCGGCACGACGGGGTGAAGCAGTTCCTGTTCGACCTGGAGCACGTCTTCATCGCCTCGATCGCGGCCCAGGTGCGCCACCTGCAGGGCCTGCTCGAGGAGCCGACCGACGTCCTGGTGGCCGACACCGCGCTGCTGTCGGCCCCGCTGGTGCGCGAGCTCGGTGGGCCGCCGACCGCCACGTACGGGATCACGGTCGTGACGCTGCTCAGCGTCGACACCGGCCCGTTCGGGCTGGGTCTGCGGCCGACGTCCGGCGTCCTCGGCCGGGTGCGGAATCGCCTGCTCAACGCCGTCGTCCGGAAGACGATGTTCGCGCCGACGGCGGGGCAGCTCGACGCGCAGCGGCGGGCGGTCGGCCTGCCGGCGCGGAAGCGGACCGCGGTGGAGGTGCCGGCGCCGGACCGGTTCATCCAGCTCTCGCCGGCGGGCTTCGAGTACCCACGCTCGGACCGGCCGTCCTGGCTCCGGTTCGTGGGGCACCCCGCGCCGCTGCCGCCCGCGGAGTGGGTGCGGCCGTCGTGGTGGGACGACGTCGTGGCGGCCGAGCGCCCGGTCGTCGTCGTGACCCAGGGGACGGTCGCGACCGATCCGTCGCAGCTGCTGCGGCCGTCGCTGGCGGCTCTGGCGGACGAGGACGTGCTGGTCGTCGCGGTGACCGGAGGGGCCGATCCGTCGGTGCTGGAGCCGGTGCCGCCCAACGCGCGGGTGGAGCGGTACGTCCCGTTCGACGAGCTGTTCCGGCACGCGTCGGCGGTCGTGACGAACGGCGGGTTCGGCACCGTGCAACTCGCGATCGCGCACGGCGTGCCGCTGGTGGCGGCGGGCAAGACCGAGGACAAGGTCGAGGTCACGGCGAGGGTCGCGTGGTCCGGCGTCGGCGTCGATCTGCGGACGCAGACGCCGTCGGAGGCCGCGATCCGGTCTGGCGTGCGGAAGGTGCTGGCCGACCCGTCGTTCGCGGCCGCGGCCCGGCGTCTGGGCGAGGAGTCCGACGGAGCCCACGCCGCCCGCCGAGCCACCGACGAGCTGCTCTCGCTGGTCGCGGTTCGGCGATGA
- a CDS encoding cytochrome P450, whose translation MEAARPTVEFDHHAPEFTADPVREYAQLRGKCPVAWTESYGGHWVTTRYEDIARIARDDATFSSARHAETDGIQFVIPESKALPQYPIELDPPASTPYRELINPLLTKKAVDALTPMIAKHVTEVVDAFIEDGRADLVHQLTNPVPTAVTLDWLGFPREDWKRLAGPIHDLFAAIPGSEREARGGMGLAFMGDRIFELINARRAEPRNDAISALVEETSFTDEELASVIFLLVAGGVDTTTSLTGSTLVHLANHPEDRERLIREPALLDIATEEFLRKFAPSQSMARTVMSDTEIGGCPVAHGERVLIPWVAANHDPEMFPEPEKLILDRDPRAHLSFGIGTHRCAGAHLARAMFREMITQVLERFPDFVLESPATPTESWGNQSGWDAIPVRFTPGPKRGTAISTAKANLDVRTMTLAAVEPIAEGVLSLRLTGDGELPAWEPGAHLDLILPSGKVRQYSLCGDPADRYAYEVAVLREPAGRGGSAEVHEVLGAGHTVRVRGPKNHFPLVDADHYLFVAGGIGITPISAMVRAADQAGKDWTLLYGGRTRASMAFASKLHDEYGDRVRLVPQDELGHPDLAGAFASAPKDTKVYCCGPEGLLDAVEKTVGDLELHVERFTGGGTDRIAPIPADSREFIVTLARAGATLRVPENRTLLEAVREVVPGVPYDCEEGYCGSCETRVLAGTPLHRDSILSEAERADGSTIMICVSRCASDRLTLDL comes from the coding sequence GTGGAAGCAGCACGACCGACGGTCGAATTCGACCATCACGCCCCGGAGTTCACCGCAGACCCGGTGCGTGAGTACGCACAGCTCCGGGGTAAGTGCCCGGTCGCCTGGACCGAGTCCTACGGCGGCCATTGGGTCACCACCCGCTACGAAGACATCGCCCGGATCGCCCGGGACGACGCGACGTTCTCGTCCGCCCGCCACGCGGAAACGGACGGGATCCAGTTCGTCATCCCGGAGAGCAAGGCGCTCCCGCAGTACCCGATCGAGCTGGATCCTCCGGCCTCGACGCCGTACCGCGAGCTCATCAACCCCCTGCTCACCAAAAAGGCGGTCGACGCGCTGACGCCGATGATCGCCAAGCACGTCACCGAGGTCGTCGACGCGTTCATCGAGGACGGCCGGGCCGACCTGGTGCACCAGCTCACCAATCCGGTCCCGACCGCGGTGACGCTCGACTGGCTCGGGTTCCCGCGAGAGGACTGGAAGCGCCTGGCCGGGCCGATCCACGACCTGTTCGCGGCGATCCCGGGCAGCGAGCGCGAGGCCCGCGGAGGCATGGGCCTCGCGTTCATGGGCGACCGGATCTTCGAGCTCATCAACGCCCGTCGGGCCGAACCCCGGAACGACGCGATCTCGGCCCTCGTCGAAGAGACCAGCTTCACCGACGAGGAGCTCGCGAGCGTCATCTTCCTGCTGGTCGCCGGCGGGGTGGACACCACCACGTCGCTGACCGGTTCGACGCTCGTGCACCTGGCCAACCACCCCGAGGACCGGGAGCGGTTGATCCGCGAGCCCGCGCTGCTCGACATCGCGACCGAGGAGTTCCTGCGGAAGTTCGCGCCGTCGCAGTCGATGGCCCGGACGGTCATGAGCGACACCGAGATCGGCGGCTGCCCGGTCGCGCACGGCGAGCGGGTGCTGATCCCGTGGGTCGCGGCCAACCACGACCCCGAGATGTTCCCCGAGCCCGAGAAGCTGATCCTCGACCGCGACCCGCGGGCGCACCTCAGCTTCGGCATCGGCACGCACCGCTGCGCGGGCGCGCACCTGGCCCGGGCGATGTTCCGCGAGATGATCACCCAGGTTCTCGAGCGTTTTCCGGACTTCGTCCTGGAGAGCCCGGCCACCCCCACCGAGTCCTGGGGCAACCAGTCGGGCTGGGACGCGATCCCGGTCCGGTTCACGCCGGGTCCCAAGCGCGGCACCGCGATCTCCACCGCGAAAGCCAACCTCGACGTCCGGACGATGACGCTGGCCGCGGTCGAGCCGATCGCCGAGGGCGTGCTCTCGCTGCGGCTCACCGGCGACGGTGAGCTCCCGGCCTGGGAGCCGGGTGCGCACCTCGACCTGATCCTGCCGTCGGGCAAGGTCCGGCAGTACTCCCTCTGCGGCGACCCGGCCGACCGCTACGCCTACGAGGTCGCGGTGCTCCGCGAGCCGGCCGGCCGTGGTGGGTCGGCCGAGGTGCACGAGGTCCTCGGGGCCGGCCACACGGTCCGCGTCCGCGGCCCGAAGAACCACTTCCCGCTGGTGGACGCCGACCACTACCTGTTCGTGGCCGGTGGCATCGGGATCACGCCGATCAGTGCGATGGTGCGAGCCGCCGACCAGGCCGGCAAGGACTGGACGCTGCTGTACGGCGGCCGTACCCGGGCGTCGATGGCGTTCGCGTCGAAGCTGCACGACGAGTACGGCGACCGGGTGCGACTCGTCCCGCAGGACGAGCTCGGCCACCCCGACCTGGCCGGGGCGTTCGCGAGCGCCCCGAAGGACACCAAGGTCTACTGCTGCGGCCCGGAGGGGTTGCTCGACGCGGTCGAGAAGACGGTCGGCGACCTGGAGCTGCACGTCGAGCGGTTCACCGGCGGCGGCACCGACCGGATCGCGCCGATCCCGGCCGATTCCCGCGAGTTCATCGTGACGCTGGCCAGGGCCGGGGCGACCCTCCGCGTCCCCGAGAACCGCACGCTGCTGGAGGCGGTCCGGGAGGTCGTCCCGGGTGTGCCCTACGACTGCGAAGAGGGCTACTGCGGTTCGTGCGAGACCCGGGTACTCGCCGGCACGCCCCTGCACCGGGACAGCATTCTCTCCGAGGCCGAGCGCGCCGACGGCAGCACGATCATGATTTGCGTCAGCCGGTGCGCCTCCGACCGGCTGACGCTGGATCTGTGA
- the modA gene encoding molybdate ABC transporter substrate-binding protein yields the protein MALAAAASMLLTGCGSDDSSDTSSNSSASASADSVKGTVTVFAAASLTESFTTLGKQFEQAHPGVTVKFNFAASSALAESIGQGAPADVFASASQKNMDAVVKDGSATDPKTFVQNTMEIAVPPDNPGKVTALADLSKPGLKIALCQEQVPCGATAKKVLDKAKITVKPKTLGADVKAVLTTISLGEVDAGIVYKTDVQAAGTKVKGIEIPADQNASTSYPIATLSKAPNADGAKAFMEYVLSADGTKVLEAAGFTAP from the coding sequence GTGGCTCTCGCAGCCGCCGCGTCGATGCTTCTCACGGGCTGCGGCTCGGACGACAGCAGCGACACGTCGAGCAACTCGTCCGCGTCGGCCAGCGCGGACTCGGTGAAGGGCACCGTCACGGTCTTCGCCGCCGCGTCGCTCACCGAGTCGTTCACGACGCTCGGCAAGCAGTTCGAGCAGGCGCACCCGGGCGTCACCGTCAAGTTCAACTTCGCGGCCAGCTCGGCCTTGGCCGAGAGCATCGGCCAAGGCGCCCCGGCCGACGTCTTCGCCTCCGCGTCCCAGAAGAACATGGACGCGGTCGTGAAGGACGGCAGCGCCACCGACCCGAAGACGTTCGTGCAGAACACGATGGAGATCGCGGTGCCGCCGGACAACCCCGGCAAGGTGACCGCGCTCGCCGACCTGAGCAAGCCCGGCCTGAAGATCGCGCTCTGCCAGGAGCAGGTGCCGTGTGGCGCCACCGCCAAGAAGGTCCTGGACAAGGCCAAGATCACGGTGAAGCCGAAGACGCTCGGCGCGGACGTGAAGGCGGTGCTCACCACGATCTCGCTGGGTGAGGTCGACGCCGGCATCGTCTACAAGACCGACGTTCAGGCCGCCGGCACCAAGGTCAAGGGCATCGAGATCCCGGCCGACCAGAACGCCTCCACGTCGTACCCGATCGCCACGCTGTCGAAGGCGCCGAACGCCGACGGCGCGAAGGCGTTCATGGAGTACGTGCTCTCCGCCGACGGCACCAAGGTCCTCGAGGCGGCCGGCTTCACCGCTCCGTGA
- a CDS encoding TOBE domain-containing protein — MPTYRISEAAVLLGVSDDTVRRWADAGRLPTIKEPGSRLAIDGADLASFASEIAAGDLPAGLGAPIVAESARNRFTGIVTRVLRDGVMAQVEIQAGPHRVVSLMSRESADELGLEPGVLAVAAVKSTNVVVEVPRHPE, encoded by the coding sequence GTGCCCACCTACCGCATCAGTGAAGCCGCTGTGCTGCTCGGCGTCAGCGACGACACGGTCCGCCGATGGGCCGACGCGGGCAGACTGCCGACGATCAAGGAACCGGGCTCCCGCCTGGCGATCGACGGGGCCGACCTCGCCTCCTTCGCCTCCGAGATCGCCGCCGGCGACCTCCCGGCCGGGCTGGGCGCGCCGATCGTCGCCGAATCGGCCCGCAACCGGTTCACCGGCATCGTCACCCGGGTGCTGCGCGACGGGGTGATGGCGCAGGTCGAGATCCAGGCCGGGCCGCACCGGGTCGTCTCGCTGATGAGCCGGGAATCCGCCGACGAGCTCGGCCTGGAGCCCGGCGTCCTCGCCGTTGCCGCAGTCAAGTCGACGAACGTCGTCGTTGAAGTACCTCGCCACCCCGAGTAA
- a CDS encoding NAD(P)-dependent alcohol dehydrogenase, with translation MDITVAAVTEEKTFELRPAQLEEPRADEVLVRLVSVGICATDLHFSTFLPTNAVLGHEGAGVVEQVGAGVTDLKPGDPVALAFTSCGVCKQCRTASPSYCAQFDALNFAGARADGSSAVSIDGRPVYAHFLGQSTFATHAIANVRSVIKLPDTADLRSAGPFGCGFMTGAGTIVNILKPGPESAVAVFGAGAVGLASVMAAAASGASTVVAVDVSPARLQTASEVGATHVLDSREGDVVERIRAIVPDGLDGSVDTTGRADVVKDAVAALHTRGTAAVVGVGPSENVEVEWRTLLNGRTVTGVISGSAVPQVLVPQLLAWQAAGRFPVEKLMAHYEFADINEAAAATKRGDVVKAVLTF, from the coding sequence GTGGACATCACCGTCGCCGCCGTTACCGAAGAGAAAACGTTCGAACTGCGGCCCGCGCAGCTCGAGGAGCCCCGCGCCGACGAGGTGCTGGTGCGCCTGGTCAGCGTCGGCATCTGCGCCACCGACCTGCACTTCTCGACGTTCCTGCCGACCAACGCCGTCCTCGGGCACGAGGGCGCAGGCGTCGTCGAGCAGGTCGGGGCCGGGGTCACGGACCTGAAGCCGGGTGACCCGGTGGCGCTGGCGTTCACCTCGTGCGGCGTCTGCAAGCAGTGCCGGACCGCTTCGCCGTCGTACTGCGCGCAGTTCGACGCGCTGAACTTCGCCGGGGCCCGGGCCGACGGTTCGTCGGCGGTCTCGATCGACGGCCGGCCGGTGTATGCGCACTTCCTCGGCCAGTCGACGTTCGCCACGCACGCGATCGCCAACGTGCGCAGCGTCATCAAGCTGCCGGACACCGCCGACCTGCGCAGCGCCGGGCCGTTCGGGTGCGGGTTCATGACCGGCGCCGGGACGATCGTCAACATCCTGAAGCCGGGGCCGGAGAGCGCGGTCGCGGTGTTCGGGGCCGGGGCGGTCGGGCTCGCGTCGGTGATGGCCGCGGCCGCGTCCGGAGCGTCGACGGTCGTCGCGGTGGACGTGAGCCCGGCGCGCCTGCAGACGGCCAGCGAGGTCGGGGCCACGCACGTGCTCGACTCTCGCGAGGGGGACGTGGTCGAGCGGATCCGCGCGATCGTGCCCGACGGCCTCGACGGGTCCGTCGACACGACCGGCCGGGCCGACGTCGTGAAGGACGCGGTCGCCGCACTGCACACCCGGGGGACGGCGGCCGTGGTCGGCGTCGGGCCGAGCGAGAACGTCGAGGTCGAGTGGCGGACGCTGCTCAACGGCCGGACGGTCACCGGGGTCATCTCGGGCAGCGCGGTGCCGCAGGTGCTGGTGCCCCAGTTGCTGGCCTGGCAGGCGGCCGGCCGGTTCCCGGTCGAGAAGCTGATGGCCCACTACGAGTTCGCCGACATCAACGAGGCCGCCGCCGCCACCAAGCGCGGAGACGTCGTCAAGGCTGTGCTGACGTTCTAA
- a CDS encoding IclR family transcriptional regulator, whose translation MLEPVPEIAPVSPAPDDDELPRAERGTPAIQAVERAATILGAFSVGRPRLSLNELTARLGTSKATAHRYTKALRSVNLLRYDEREALYSLGPQVLTLSAAARAGLPIITIAGPYMEELVREAGETVVLSVWDGDTAVVVRVDDNTDRTVRISVRTGARLSMSRSAQGRVFCAFLDEDEIGGLGALLRRSPDLRQELEAIRENGISVNTPADNGVRTIAAPVFQDAAIVATMAIVGTTAAVADETSSPAAQSLLQVCRSLTQELGSSPRL comes from the coding sequence ATGCTTGAGCCAGTTCCCGAGATAGCCCCGGTCTCCCCCGCGCCGGACGACGACGAGCTGCCCCGCGCCGAGCGCGGCACGCCCGCCATTCAGGCGGTGGAGCGGGCCGCGACGATCCTCGGCGCCTTCAGCGTCGGCAGGCCGCGGCTGAGCCTGAACGAACTCACCGCTCGGCTGGGCACCAGCAAGGCCACCGCGCACCGGTACACGAAGGCCCTGCGCTCGGTGAACCTGCTCCGCTACGACGAGCGGGAGGCCCTGTACTCGCTCGGCCCGCAGGTACTGACCCTGTCCGCGGCCGCGCGCGCCGGGCTGCCGATCATCACGATCGCCGGCCCGTACATGGAGGAGCTGGTGCGCGAGGCCGGCGAGACCGTCGTGCTCTCGGTCTGGGACGGCGACACCGCGGTCGTCGTCCGCGTCGACGACAACACCGACCGCACGGTGCGGATCAGCGTCCGCACCGGCGCCCGGCTGTCGATGTCCCGGTCGGCCCAGGGCCGGGTGTTCTGCGCGTTCCTGGACGAGGACGAGATCGGCGGCCTCGGCGCGCTGCTGCGCCGCAGCCCGGATCTGCGGCAGGAGCTCGAGGCGATCCGCGAGAACGGCATCTCGGTGAACACCCCGGCCGACAACGGCGTCCGGACGATCGCCGCCCCGGTGTTCCAGGACGCCGCCATCGTCGCGACGATGGCGATCGTCGGAACGACCGCGGCCGTGGCCGACGAGACGAGCTCGCCGGCCGCGCAGTCGCTGCTCCAGGTGTGCCGATCGCTCACCCAGGAGCTGGGCAGCAGCCCGCGCCTGTAG
- a CDS encoding aldehyde dehydrogenase family protein, with protein sequence MSALDVPENRLLIAGGWQAPASGDALPVLDPATREPFRTVGRANAADVDAAVAAARNAYDGWSRMNPSDRGAILGRWSQLIFEHVEELARYEAQDVGKPLSDARTNIYIAGSILGYFAGAADKLHGATLPSRSADNTGFTLREPLGVCAMVIAWNVPAILFMADAAPALAAGNTVVLKPSEYAPMSPLGIAALAEEAGLPPGVLNVVTGLGPEAGQPLTSHPGINHISFVGSSATGRAIMKSAAENLVPVKLELGGKSPNVVFADADLDAAVPAILESIVENSGQNCYAGSRLLIEEPIYDETVARLAAAMEAVKAGPWHEDLDMGPLVNGIQHERVSGYLAGGVANGARVVTGGPGDTDGWFVKPTLFDQVTPDMPIVREEIFGPVLAAESFRGARDAIDRVNATPYGLLVSVWTNDLSRALRVTQEVRSGQVSVNEFANSAIIGFPFNLAKESGFSQGGGYEAMKEYTSEKGVTIKMRPLD encoded by the coding sequence ATGAGCGCGCTCGACGTCCCAGAGAACCGACTCCTGATCGCCGGTGGCTGGCAGGCCCCGGCGTCCGGTGACGCACTTCCGGTGCTCGACCCGGCCACCCGGGAGCCGTTCCGTACCGTCGGCCGAGCCAACGCCGCTGACGTGGACGCCGCCGTGGCGGCCGCCCGCAACGCGTACGACGGCTGGTCGCGGATGAACCCTTCCGACCGGGGCGCGATCCTCGGCCGGTGGTCCCAGCTCATCTTCGAGCATGTCGAGGAACTTGCGCGCTATGAAGCGCAGGATGTCGGCAAGCCGCTCTCCGACGCGCGCACCAACATCTACATCGCCGGCAGCATCCTCGGCTACTTCGCCGGTGCCGCCGACAAGCTGCACGGCGCGACTCTCCCGTCCCGCTCGGCCGACAACACCGGCTTCACTCTGCGTGAGCCGCTGGGCGTCTGCGCGATGGTCATCGCCTGGAACGTGCCAGCGATCCTCTTCATGGCCGACGCCGCCCCGGCGCTCGCGGCCGGCAACACGGTCGTGCTCAAGCCGTCCGAATACGCTCCGATGAGCCCGCTCGGGATCGCCGCCCTGGCCGAGGAGGCGGGTCTCCCACCTGGCGTTCTGAACGTCGTGACGGGCCTGGGCCCGGAGGCGGGCCAACCGCTGACGAGCCACCCGGGGATCAACCACATCAGCTTCGTCGGGTCGTCGGCGACCGGCCGGGCGATCATGAAGTCGGCGGCCGAGAACCTGGTCCCGGTGAAACTGGAACTCGGCGGAAAGTCACCCAACGTAGTTTTCGCGGACGCCGACCTGGACGCGGCCGTGCCGGCCATCCTCGAGTCAATCGTCGAGAACTCGGGCCAGAACTGCTACGCGGGCTCGCGTCTGCTGATCGAGGAACCGATCTACGACGAGACCGTCGCCCGCCTGGCCGCCGCCATGGAGGCCGTGAAGGCCGGTCCGTGGCACGAGGACCTGGACATGGGTCCGCTGGTCAACGGCATCCAGCACGAGCGGGTGTCGGGCTACCTCGCCGGCGGCGTGGCGAACGGCGCCCGGGTGGTCACCGGTGGCCCCGGCGACACCGACGGCTGGTTCGTGAAGCCGACGCTGTTCGACCAGGTCACGCCGGACATGCCGATCGTCCGCGAGGAGATCTTCGGGCCGGTGCTGGCGGCCGAGTCGTTCCGGGGCGCCCGGGACGCGATCGACCGGGTCAACGCGACCCCGTACGGCCTGCTGGTCAGCGTCTGGACCAACGACCTGTCCCGGGCGCTGCGGGTGACGCAGGAGGTCCGCTCCGGGCAGGTGTCGGTGAACGAGTTCGCGAACTCGGCGATCATCGGGTTCCCGTTCAACCTGGCCAAGGAGAGCGGGTTCAGCCAGGGCGGCGGCTACGAGGCGATGAAGGAGTACACGTCCGAGAAGGGCGTGACGATCAAGATGCGTCCGCTGGACTGA